The proteins below come from a single Jaculus jaculus isolate mJacJac1 chromosome X, mJacJac1.mat.Y.cur, whole genome shotgun sequence genomic window:
- the LOC123456507 gene encoding antifreeze protein Maxi-like encodes MNIRILAAVAAAAATETAPVAAAAATETAPVAAEAAAATEPALVVAASATELAAVLAAAGTEPAAGAAEAAPEPAAVAATDPAPVVAEAAAATGPAAVAATEPAAVVAEAAAATGPAAVLATEPVAVVAAAATEPAAVAAAAATELALVAEEAEAATGLAPAAAEEATSTEAVAGAAAITEPAAVAVIVAAYAAAVDSPAVSTWSSAVTSYEAAAVAVAARAATVIVAAAVGAKLQSEVESSLSQDMNYY; translated from the coding sequence cagctgtggctgcagctgctgcaaCTGAGACTGCACCTgtggctgcagctgctgcaaCTGAGACTGCACCTGTGGCTGCAGAAGCAGCAGCTGCAACTGAGCCTGCTCTTGTTGTTGCAGCATCTGCAACTGAGCTTGCTGCtgtgcttgcagcagctggaactgagcctgctgctggggctgcagaAGCAGCACCTGAGCCTGCTGCTGTGGCTGCAACTGACCCTGCTCCTGTGGTTGCAGAAGCAGCAGCTGCAACTGGGCCTGCTGCTGTGGCTGCAACTGAGCCTGCTGCTGTGGTTGCAGAAGCAGCAGCGGCAACTGGGCCTGCTGCTGTGCTTGCAACTGAGCCTGTTGCTGTGGTTGCAGCAGCTGCAACTGAGCCTGCTGCTGTGGCTGCAGCAGCTGCAACTGAGCTTGCTCTTGTGGCTGAAGAAGCAGAAGCTGCAACTGGGCTTGCTCCTGCAGCTGCAGAAGAAGCAACTTCAACTGAGGCTGTTGCTGGGGCTGCAGCAATAACTGAACCTGCTGCTGTGGCCGTGATTGTGGCTGCTTATGCAGCCGCAGTTGATTCACCTGCAGTTTCAACGTGGTCTTCTGCTGTGACTTCATATGAAGCTGCCGCTGTTGCTGTGGCTGCTCGTGCTGCAACTGTGATTGTGGCTGCTGCTGTGGGTGCAAAATTACAGAGCGAGGTGGAGTCTTCACTGTCACAGGACatgaattattattaa
- the LOC101601194 gene encoding transcription factor SPT20 homolog, translating to MKRALQATLDHVDDTVESVRRQPPRSRPSLRREKSLHEKLYDIYLEECEKEPVVPGLKSNVSLLEKLVRRESLPCLVVNLYPEEEGYSLMLKDKTGSLSEAFHVTCVKERLLEFLDAKELPPVLIDVLEKSPVNVFQQGCVIAEVRDYRLSSSTEPAGYQSQYTLLRPTMQTLAYDVATMTSGNSECTQEEKLELESQLILATAEPLCLDPSASVTLMSNGLLCNEQKMKTDSMRQSSKRHAWSSLDVEKPSTGTPPPDTTAVIVCKRETESEIDHRHDLSIPEAGMCVDKWKQQSCAFAVPSEVDLQKYAEGQPSMSCDDSKPAAGQLWPAPEEKHGCIIKCEDGSHLWVPMPGSDGSMAVIKTEVEEAVDMFQEPVQSKAVYPCPMPQESSSLSSLGLPTSAMMAKSSVGPPSVSEEKEKIHAPQVTLLSRIRQGSSGIKHRTLQVSRPRKLPRLAPAPPKSASQIRNAFGMVGTLLLAAQPSISSDPSSTTGMNVLNLLGLPPGVPVLQATLQSTVAQSSV from the exons ATGAAACGAGCTCTACAAGCCACTTTGGATCATGTTGATGACACCGTCGAAAGTGTGCGACGGCAACCCCCAAGGAGCAGGCCCTCACTTAGGAGGGAAAAATCTCTCCATGAAAAGCTGTATGACATTTACCTTGAGGAATGTGAAAAAGAGCCTGTAGTGCCAGGACTTAAAAGCAATGTTAGCCTGCTGGAGAAGCTGGTTAGAAGAGAGTCGTTGCCATGCTTAGTGGTCAACCTCTACCCAGAAGAGGAGGGCTATTCTCTGATGCTCAAGGACAAAACCGGCTCCCTGTCAGAGGCCTTTCACGTGACTTGTGTAAAAGAGAGGCTGCTTGAATTCTTGGATGCAAAAGAATTACCTCCGGTTCTGATTGATGTTCTCGAAAAGTCTCCCGTGAATGTTTTCCAACAAGGTTGTGTCATAGCAGAAGTCCGTGACTACAGGCTGTCCAGTAGCACCGAACCTGCTGGATACCAGAGTCAGTATACTCTCTTGCGTCCAACGATGCAGACTCTAGCATATGATGTGGCGACCATGACAAGCGGTAACTCTGAGTGCACTCAGGAAGAAAAACTTGAGCTTGAGAGCCAACTGATCTTAGCTACTGCAGAACCACTGTGTCTGGATCCTAGTGCTTCTGTCACCCTCATGTCCAACGGGCTGCTGTGTAATGAACAGAAGATGAAAACTGACTCCATGAGACAGTCCTCCAAGAGGCATGCGTGGTCCTCTCTGGATGTGGAGAAACCGTCCACAGGTACACCTCCACCAGACACAACAGCAGTGATTGTttgcaaaagagaaacagaaagtgaaATAGATCACCGACATGACCTGTCAATTCCTGAAGCAGGAATGTGTGTAGACAAGTGGAAGCAGCAATCTTGTGCATTTGCTGTCCCTTCTGAGGTGGACTTGCAGAAATATGCTGAAGGACAGCCTTCCATGTCCTGTGATGACTCTAAGCCAGCAGCTGGTCAGCTCTGGCCAGCTCCTGAGGAGAAACATGGTTGTATAATTAAATGTGAAGATGGAAGTCACCTTTGGGTACCAATGCCAG GTTCAGATGGTTCCATGGCTGTCATAAAGACTGAGGTTGAGGAGGCAGTTGATATGTTCCAGGAGCCTGTCCAGAGCAAAGCTGTGTATCCATGCCCTATGCCACAGGAGTCAAGTAGCCTATCCAGTCTTGGTCTGCCCACCTCAGCAATGATGGCCAAATCCAGTGTGGGGCCGCCCTCAGtctcagaggagaaagaaaaaatccaTGCTCCACAAGTCACCCTTCTTTCTCGCATAAGACAGGGCTCCTCGGGTATCAAGCATCGCACACTACAGGTCAGTAGACCAAGGAAGCTCCCTCGACTTGCTCCTGCTCCTCCTAAGTCAGCCAGTCAGATTCGTAATGCTTTTGGTATGGTGGGCACCCTTCTTCTGGCTGCCCAGCCCTCTATTAGCTCAGACCCTTCAAGCACCACAGGCAtgaatgttttaaatttgttGGGCTTACCTCCTGGAGTGCCAGTTTTG CAAGCCACCTTGCAAAGCACAGTTGCCCAAAGCTCAGTCTAA